The following are encoded in a window of Kitasatospora fiedleri genomic DNA:
- a CDS encoding DUF6328 family protein, with the protein MLQEVRVAQTGAQILFGFLLSVAFTPRFATLDDFDRNLYTATVILGACATASLIAPVAFHRLLAGHDLKPVLIRTGSRLLGLGLTLLALTIGCALLLLLRTATATPCSPRWSPPPGSATSR; encoded by the coding sequence ATGCTCCAGGAGGTGCGGGTCGCCCAGACCGGCGCCCAGATCCTGTTCGGCTTCCTGCTGAGCGTCGCCTTCACGCCGCGGTTCGCCACGCTGGACGATTTCGACCGGAACCTCTACACGGCCACCGTCATCCTGGGCGCCTGCGCGACCGCCTCGCTGATCGCCCCGGTCGCCTTCCACCGGCTGCTGGCCGGGCACGACCTGAAGCCGGTGCTGATCCGCACCGGCTCCCGGCTGCTCGGGCTGGGGCTGACCCTGCTCGCGCTGACCATCGGCTGCGCCCTGTTGCTGCTGCTGCGCACCGCGACGGCAACGCCGTGCTCGCCGCGGTGGTCTCCGCCGCCGGGCTCGGCTACTTCGCGCTGA
- a CDS encoding DUF4235 domain-containing protein: MLVGALGGVLAGAVFKRLWRRIAHEEDTPNATDEDRGWRQVLTAAALQGALFALVKAVLDRSGAVAWRRVTGTWPAGRN, translated from the coding sequence ATGCTGGTGGGGGCGCTCGGCGGGGTGCTGGCCGGGGCGGTGTTCAAACGGCTGTGGCGGCGGATCGCCCACGAGGAGGACACCCCGAACGCGACCGACGAGGACCGGGGCTGGCGGCAGGTGCTGACCGCCGCCGCGCTCCAGGGCGCGCTGTTCGCGCTGGTGAAGGCGGTCCTGGACCGGTCGGGGGCGGTCGCCTGGCGCCGGGTGACGGGCACCTGGCCCGCAGGCCGGAACTGA
- a CDS encoding helix-turn-helix transcriptional regulator, producing the protein MERTAESSRQWTFLTNHARVLIQIYRDPGIRVRDIAARCLLTERAVQRIIVDLEEAGYLTHERRGRTNHYRVIDGQLRHPADAGPTIAELLSALLTPPATS; encoded by the coding sequence GTGGAGCGAACCGCCGAATCCAGCCGCCAGTGGACCTTCCTGACCAATCACGCCAGGGTGCTGATCCAGATCTACCGCGACCCCGGCATCCGGGTGCGCGACATAGCCGCCCGCTGCCTGCTCACCGAGCGCGCGGTGCAGCGGATCATCGTCGATCTGGAAGAGGCCGGGTACCTCACCCACGAGCGTCGCGGACGCACCAACCACTACCGCGTCATCGACGGCCAGCTGCGCCACCCCGCCGACGCCGGGCCCACCATCGCCGAGCTGCTCTCCGCCCTGCTCACCCCGCCGGCCACGTCCTGA
- a CDS encoding WhiB family transcriptional regulator codes for MTKASRLPGAQTHHWDWQLEGSCRTVGSEVFFRPANEGRAEAREREQAAKRVCGGCPVRLECRRYALATREPYGVWGGLTEDERRALLVRREPAAARVTPAAARVTPVAA; via the coding sequence GTGACCAAGGCCTCTCGCCTCCCCGGCGCGCAGACGCACCACTGGGACTGGCAGCTCGAAGGCTCCTGCCGCACCGTCGGCAGCGAGGTCTTCTTCCGACCCGCGAACGAGGGCCGCGCCGAGGCCCGGGAGCGCGAGCAGGCCGCGAAGCGGGTGTGCGGCGGCTGCCCGGTCCGCCTGGAGTGCCGCCGGTACGCCCTCGCCACCCGAGAGCCCTACGGAGTCTGGGGCGGCCTGACCGAGGACGAGCGGCGCGCCCTGCTGGTGCGCCGCGAGCCCGCCGCCGCCCGGGTCACCCCCGCCGCTGCCCGGGTCACCCCCGTCGCCGCCTGA
- a CDS encoding TIGR03557 family F420-dependent LLM class oxidoreductase encodes MTEYGFFLSCEEFTPQELIHQAERAQAAGFTRLAISDHFHPWNEAQGNSAFVWSVIGALSQAVDLPVTTLVTCPTVRLHPAVTAQAAATSSVLLEGRFTLGVGTGEALNEHVLGDRWPSYEERAEMLEEAVEVMRELFTGRQVSHRGPHYTVDNARLYTAPPGRLPILVSGFGPRAAATAARIGDGFVTMTPDADLIAVFRDAGGAGKPVVGGLKVCWSTDREKAIDEVHRRWPTELLPGELAQLLPTPAHFEQASELVTREMVADAVTCGDDVEAHVEAVRAYERAGFDEVYVGQIGPDQDAFFDAYRDRVLPALRGAAADAHRPLETPEARMTGEGAPAPDERTKDAGDGPEFARTDSGQ; translated from the coding sequence ATGACCGAGTACGGGTTCTTCCTGTCCTGCGAGGAGTTCACCCCGCAGGAACTGATCCACCAGGCCGAGCGGGCCCAGGCCGCCGGGTTCACCCGGCTCGCGATCTCCGACCACTTCCACCCGTGGAACGAGGCGCAGGGCAACAGCGCCTTCGTCTGGTCGGTGATCGGCGCGCTCTCGCAGGCCGTCGACCTGCCCGTCACCACCCTGGTGACCTGCCCCACCGTCCGCCTGCACCCGGCGGTCACCGCGCAGGCGGCGGCCACCTCCAGCGTCCTGCTGGAGGGCCGGTTCACCCTCGGCGTGGGCACCGGCGAGGCGCTCAACGAGCACGTCCTGGGCGACCGCTGGCCCTCCTACGAGGAGCGCGCCGAGATGCTGGAGGAGGCGGTCGAGGTGATGCGCGAGCTGTTCACCGGCCGCCAGGTCAGCCACCGCGGCCCGCACTACACCGTCGACAACGCCCGGCTCTACACCGCGCCCCCCGGCCGGCTGCCGATCCTGGTCTCCGGGTTCGGCCCCCGGGCCGCCGCGACGGCCGCCCGGATCGGCGACGGCTTCGTCACCATGACGCCCGACGCCGACCTGATCGCCGTCTTCCGGGACGCGGGCGGCGCGGGCAAGCCCGTGGTCGGCGGCCTCAAGGTCTGCTGGAGCACCGACCGGGAGAAGGCGATCGACGAGGTGCACCGCCGCTGGCCGACCGAGCTGCTCCCCGGCGAACTCGCCCAACTGCTGCCCACCCCGGCGCACTTCGAGCAGGCCAGTGAACTCGTCACCCGGGAGATGGTCGCCGACGCCGTGACCTGCGGCGACGACGTCGAGGCGCACGTCGAGGCGGTCCGCGCCTACGAGCGGGCCGGCTTCGACGAGGTGTACGTCGGACAGATCGGCCCCGACCAGGACGCCTTCTTCGACGCCTACCGGGACCGGGTGCTGCCCGCCCTGCGGGGCGCCGCAGCGGACGCGCACCGGCCGCTGGAGACCCCGGAGGCCCGGATGACCGGGGAGGGCGCCCCCGCCCCGGACGAGCGCACCAAGGACGCCGGGGACGGCCCCGAGTTCGCCCGCACCGATTCCGGACAGTGA
- a CDS encoding cytochrome P450, with amino-acid sequence MDRRRAPWWDSSLSLLTRGYAWLPDLRRRHPGPVVRARLAGRPAVVLHGPEAVRFFYDERHVRRAGALPEPVRSTLFGHGAVHSLDGQVHRLRKALFLSLLADPAQVRALVGEVGAAWETAVGEWAERPRVVLLDEVARVLTEGVRRWVGLPLPEDGADAFAADLVAMVDGFATPGPRHWRARLARRRRETWIAGIVTDVRNGTARVPAGCPLERVARHRDADGEPLEPRVAAVEVLNLVRPTVAVCWFVAFAAHAMHLRPENRAALADGDPARAWAFAQEVRRFYPFAPFVGGLAADDLVHRGEPIAEGTLVLLDLYGQNHDPALWGDPYAFRPERFLDHPADVGQSVPQGGGDPARGHRCPGEAVVVELLEDLSVRLARLEYVLPAQDLSIRLGRMIARPRSGFVIEAVRAG; translated from the coding sequence ATGGACCGACGACGCGCCCCCTGGTGGGACAGTTCCCTCTCACTGCTGACCCGCGGCTACGCGTGGCTCCCCGACCTGCGCCGCCGCCACCCCGGGCCGGTGGTCCGGGCCCGGCTGGCCGGGCGGCCCGCGGTCGTCCTGCACGGACCGGAGGCCGTCCGGTTCTTCTACGACGAACGGCACGTCCGGCGCGCGGGCGCGCTGCCCGAGCCGGTCCGGAGCACGCTCTTCGGGCACGGCGCCGTGCACTCCCTGGACGGCCAGGTGCACCGGCTGCGCAAGGCGCTGTTCCTCTCGCTGCTGGCCGACCCCGCGCAGGTCCGCGCACTGGTCGGCGAGGTCGGCGCGGCCTGGGAGACCGCGGTGGGGGAGTGGGCCGAGCGGCCCCGGGTGGTGCTGCTGGACGAGGTGGCCCGGGTCCTCACCGAGGGCGTCCGCCGCTGGGTCGGCCTGCCGCTGCCCGAGGACGGCGCCGACGCGTTCGCCGCCGACCTGGTCGCGATGGTCGACGGCTTCGCCACCCCCGGCCCGCGGCACTGGCGCGCCCGGCTGGCCCGCCGCCGCCGGGAGACCTGGATCGCCGGGATCGTCACGGACGTGCGCAACGGCACCGCCCGCGTCCCGGCCGGCTGCCCGCTGGAGCGGGTGGCGCGGCACCGGGACGCGGACGGCGAACCGCTGGAGCCGCGGGTGGCGGCCGTCGAGGTGCTCAACCTGGTCCGCCCGACCGTCGCGGTCTGCTGGTTCGTCGCGTTCGCCGCCCACGCCATGCACCTGCGGCCGGAGAACCGCGCGGCGCTCGCCGACGGGGACCCGGCCCGGGCCTGGGCGTTCGCCCAGGAGGTCCGCCGGTTCTACCCGTTCGCCCCGTTCGTCGGCGGCCTGGCCGCCGACGACCTGGTCCACCGGGGCGAACCGATCGCCGAGGGCACCCTGGTGCTGCTCGACCTGTACGGGCAGAACCACGACCCGGCCCTGTGGGGCGACCCGTACGCCTTCCGCCCCGAGCGGTTCCTGGACCACCCCGCGGACGTCGGCCAGTCCGTCCCGCAGGGCGGCGGCGACCCGGCGCGCGGCCACCGCTGCCCCGGCGAGGCGGTGGTGGTCGAACTGCTGGAGGACCTCTCGGTGCGGCTGGCCCGGCTGGAGTACGTGCTACCAGCCCAGGACCTCTCCATCCGGCTCGGCCGGATGATCGCCCGCCCGCGCAGCGGCTTCGTCATCGAGGCGGTCCGCGCCGGATGA